In Lewinellaceae bacterium, a single window of DNA contains:
- a CDS encoding DUF2252 domain-containing protein, whose translation MQVATKTAQSALETQRQRYIIETFTDAFGQMIKDNPDAWRSKFRKMSSTPFAFYRGSAALFFSDMARTADQDFLDEKTSRVWIHGDLHAENFGTYMNGEGLLVFDVNDFDEAWVAPFTWDVKRLAASLALIGFAKAMSDDEISQVIQTCVRSYVRQVTDFVEDEQSRSFALTLDNTTGKVQEVLLEARLRSRIGLLEMVTEVKDYDRQFKMGKINIPVDSRTRRKVESAFKRYLKTIPQRKLQDQVNYAVKDVCEVRGAGIGSAGYKMYSILIEGPNQALENDIVISMKVGQTPSASRVTDNEDVLRFFKHNGHRTVISQRALQAHSDPWIGHTELDGVGQFVAEFSPYTADLEWDDVNRVDDMLELVTFLGQAVAKIHCVSDIDSDEQVVPFSTEEALHNVLKGRENEFVEKMTAFGLDYGNVVRDDYRLFVDAFRNHQFPGL comes from the coding sequence ATGCAGGTAGCTACCAAAACTGCTCAGTCGGCGCTGGAAACCCAGCGCCAGCGTTACATCATTGAAACCTTCACGGATGCTTTCGGGCAAATGATCAAAGACAACCCCGACGCCTGGCGGAGTAAGTTTCGAAAAATGTCCTCCACGCCCTTTGCCTTTTACCGGGGCAGCGCGGCCCTGTTTTTCAGCGACATGGCCAGAACAGCAGACCAGGATTTCCTGGACGAAAAAACCAGCCGGGTCTGGATACACGGCGATTTGCATGCCGAGAACTTCGGCACCTACATGAACGGCGAGGGCCTCCTCGTTTTTGACGTCAACGACTTCGACGAGGCCTGGGTAGCGCCCTTCACCTGGGATGTGAAAAGGTTGGCGGCCAGCCTTGCCCTCATCGGCTTTGCCAAGGCGATGAGCGACGACGAGATCAGCCAGGTGATTCAAACCTGCGTACGGAGCTACGTCCGGCAGGTAACCGATTTTGTGGAAGATGAACAAAGCAGAAGTTTCGCGCTTACCCTCGACAATACCACCGGCAAGGTGCAGGAGGTGTTGCTCGAGGCCCGCCTCCGCTCCCGCATCGGCCTGCTCGAAATGGTGACCGAAGTCAAAGACTACGACCGGCAGTTCAAAATGGGAAAGATCAATATCCCGGTTGATAGCCGTACCCGCCGGAAGGTCGAATCCGCTTTCAAACGTTACCTCAAGACCATTCCACAACGCAAGCTACAGGACCAGGTGAACTACGCCGTCAAGGATGTGTGTGAAGTACGCGGCGCCGGCATCGGCAGCGCCGGCTACAAGATGTACTCCATCCTGATCGAAGGCCCCAACCAGGCCCTGGAAAATGATATCGTCATTTCGATGAAAGTGGGTCAGACGCCCTCGGCCAGCCGGGTCACGGACAATGAAGACGTGCTCCGCTTCTTCAAGCACAACGGCCACCGTACCGTCATTTCTCAACGCGCCCTGCAGGCGCATTCCGACCCCTGGATCGGCCATACCGAACTCGATGGGGTAGGGCAGTTCGTCGCCGAGTTTTCTCCTTACACCGCCGACCTGGAGTGGGACGATGTGAACCGGGTAGACGATATGCTCGAGCTGGTCACATTCCTGGGCCAGGCCGTGGCCAAGATTCACTGCGTTTCAGATATTGACAGCGATGAGCAGGTGGTGCCCTTCTCTACGGAGGAGGCATTGCACAACGTCCTGAAAGGCCGGGAGAATGAATTTGTGGAAAAAATGACGGCCTTCGGCCTGGATTACGGCAATGTGGTCCGGGATGATTACCGGCTGTTCGTCGATGCGTTCCGGAACCATCAGTTTCCAGGGCTGTAG
- a CDS encoding NAD-dependent epimerase/dehydratase family protein: MQTILGAGGGIGQPLAKALKTYTDDIRLVSRHPKKVNDTDQLVAADLTMPDQVDKAVKGSEIVYLIVGLPYNIKVWRRHWPALMRNVIGACKAHSAKLVFFDNIYMYDPAYLGRMTEDTPFAPTSKKGRVREQLIQMIMDEVESGNLTALIARAADFYGPGVQNSVVQETVLKNMLKGKKGQWFARLDKKHSFTYTPDAGKATALLGNTPDAYNQTWHLPTSHEQLTGKQWIDLFARELGVEPRYQALPTWLLSLVGLFVPMMRELAEMAYQYDRDYFFDSSKFEEKFDFQITPYEEGVREVVRVAKEAEGASA; the protein is encoded by the coding sequence ATGCAAACTATTTTAGGCGCCGGCGGCGGTATTGGGCAGCCGCTGGCCAAAGCGTTGAAAACTTATACTGATGACATCCGCCTGGTGAGCCGCCATCCGAAAAAAGTTAATGACACAGACCAGCTTGTCGCCGCTGACCTGACGATGCCTGATCAGGTAGACAAAGCGGTAAAAGGCTCGGAAATCGTTTATCTTATCGTTGGCCTGCCCTACAACATCAAGGTGTGGCGCCGGCACTGGCCCGCCCTGATGCGCAATGTGATCGGCGCCTGCAAAGCCCACAGCGCCAAATTGGTATTCTTTGACAACATATACATGTACGATCCGGCTTATCTGGGCCGGATGACAGAAGACACCCCCTTCGCGCCGACGAGCAAAAAGGGCCGGGTGCGGGAGCAACTTATCCAGATGATCATGGACGAGGTGGAATCCGGCAACCTGACTGCTCTCATCGCGCGCGCCGCCGATTTTTACGGGCCGGGCGTGCAAAACAGCGTCGTACAGGAAACGGTGCTGAAAAATATGCTCAAGGGCAAAAAAGGGCAGTGGTTCGCTCGCCTCGACAAGAAACACTCCTTTACCTATACACCGGACGCCGGCAAGGCCACCGCCCTGCTCGGCAATACGCCCGATGCCTACAACCAAACCTGGCACCTGCCCACCAGCCACGAGCAACTGACCGGCAAACAGTGGATCGACTTGTTCGCCCGGGAGTTGGGAGTAGAACCCCGCTACCAGGCCCTGCCCACCTGGCTGCTCTCCCTCGTCGGCTTATTCGTGCCCATGATGCGCGAACTGGCGGAGATGGCCTATCAGTACGACCGGGATTACTTCTTCGACAGCAGCAAGTTTGAAGAGAAATTTGACTTTCAGATCACGCCTTATGAAGAGGGGGTGAGGGAGGTAGTCCGGGTGGCGAAGGAGGCGGAGGGAGCATCTGCCTGA
- a CDS encoding TerB family tellurite resistance protein gives MTPKERIYDAFGELLYLVAKADGLIQPEEVESLEKMLKGHPKARQIKWSFDYERTHKNDPEDLYAKIIDRCRENGPDPEYRFLIDILEEVARASAGIDRAEKGVIQGFVHDLTERFKKDINSINELKN, from the coding sequence ATGACGCCAAAAGAAAGGATTTACGACGCCTTCGGCGAATTGCTCTACCTGGTCGCCAAAGCCGACGGGCTCATCCAGCCCGAAGAAGTGGAATCGCTGGAAAAAATGCTGAAGGGCCATCCCAAAGCCCGGCAGATCAAATGGTCTTTCGACTACGAGCGCACCCACAAGAACGATCCGGAAGATTTGTACGCGAAGATCATCGACCGGTGCCGGGAGAACGGCCCGGACCCGGAGTACCGCTTCCTCATCGACATACTGGAAGAGGTGGCCCGCGCCAGCGCCGGCATCGACCGGGCCGAAAAGGGAGTGATCCAGGGATTTGTGCACGACCTGACCGAACGGTTTAAAAAAGACATAAACAGCATTAACGAATTGAAAAACTAA
- a CDS encoding T9SS type A sorting domain-containing protein — MKLCKHLVLGLLILSGLSFASYAQVRNCGTMDYLEQQILDNPAREQRLRSIDRHAEQVQHQHQRAVNGTITIPVVVHVVYKNSSENISDAQVQSQIDVLNEDFRRLNADAANTPSVFQGVAADAEIQFCLATVDPNGNATTGITRTASTRTSSFGTNDAVKFNSSGGKDAWPAGDYLNLWVCDIGGGILGYAQFPGGSAATDGVVNDYRYTGRGGTAQPPFNLGRTATHEVGHWLNLRHIWGDGNCNVDDFVSDTPTASGPNYTGSPCSFPGPNSCNQGAGDQPDMFQNYMDYSDDGCMNLYTEGQKTRMRALFEPGGFRASLLASNGCGQGTPPTCSDGIQNGDETGVDCGGSTCAPCPCNGNALTLTITLDNYPEETSWEVRNASNNVVASGGTYGSQPDGSTVVENINLTDGDYTFTIFDSYGDGICCSYGNGSYSLSDGANTIASGGAFGSSESTSFCTSGGGPTCSDGIQNGNETGVDCGGPDCPACPTCSDGVQNGNETGVDCGGPDCLACPTCSDGIQNGNETGVDCGGPDCPACATCSDGIQNGDETGVDCGGSCPPCGGGCQDNRAVLVIVLDNYPEETSWEVRDGNNTVVASGGTYGSFPDGSTVDEGLCLVDGCYDFIIYDAYGDGICCAYGSGSYTLTDASDGSTLASGGSFGSSETTNFCLGGATGPTCTDGVQNGGETGVDCGGPCPACPTCSDGIQNGSETGIDCGGPCPACPTCSDGIQNGDETGVDCGGSCPPCGGGGCSYVSIDFNNFDGGWGIWNDGGSDAGIYSSSYAYSAPYCARLRDNTSSSVITTDNLNLSGYDELTVNFTYVAVSMDNSNEDFWLQISTNGGSTYTTVEEWNLNDEFVNNARYFESVVISGSFSSNTRLRFRCDASGNSDWVYIDDVEILGCANSARLAGDNPVVAAEQENAGDAQQRESANPATPSYMKLFPNPVREELTVIFHQQQAGPVQLMVTNLAGQQVYRQAFLADKGRQEAAVGVSQMAPGVYVIHLLSEGQAMTKKFVVAR, encoded by the coding sequence ATGAAATTATGCAAACACCTCGTATTAGGCCTGCTGATCTTGTCCGGCCTTAGTTTTGCCAGCTATGCTCAGGTGCGCAACTGCGGCACCATGGATTACCTGGAGCAGCAAATCCTGGACAACCCGGCCCGGGAACAACGGCTCCGGTCCATCGACCGGCATGCGGAACAGGTACAACATCAGCACCAACGTGCCGTAAACGGCACCATCACCATACCGGTGGTAGTGCACGTTGTCTACAAGAACAGTTCCGAAAACATCAGCGACGCCCAGGTGCAGTCGCAGATCGACGTGCTGAACGAGGATTTCCGGCGGCTCAATGCCGACGCTGCCAACACGCCTTCCGTTTTCCAGGGCGTGGCAGCGGATGCAGAAATCCAGTTCTGCCTGGCTACGGTCGATCCCAACGGCAACGCCACCACCGGCATCACCCGCACGGCTTCTACCCGAACTTCCTCCTTCGGCACCAACGACGCGGTGAAATTCAACTCCTCCGGCGGCAAAGACGCCTGGCCCGCCGGCGACTACCTCAACCTGTGGGTCTGCGACATCGGCGGCGGCATCCTGGGCTACGCCCAGTTCCCCGGCGGCTCCGCCGCCACCGACGGGGTGGTCAACGACTACCGCTACACCGGGCGGGGCGGCACTGCCCAGCCGCCTTTCAACCTGGGCCGCACCGCCACCCATGAGGTCGGCCACTGGCTCAACCTGCGCCACATCTGGGGCGACGGCAATTGCAATGTCGATGATTTTGTAAGCGATACGCCTACCGCCAGCGGCCCCAACTACACCGGCTCGCCCTGCTCCTTCCCCGGCCCCAACAGTTGCAACCAGGGCGCCGGCGACCAGCCGGATATGTTTCAGAACTACATGGACTACTCCGACGACGGGTGCATGAACCTCTACACCGAGGGGCAGAAAACCCGCATGCGCGCCCTCTTCGAGCCGGGCGGCTTCCGCGCCAGCCTGCTGGCCTCCAACGGCTGCGGCCAGGGCACGCCGCCTACCTGCAGCGACGGCATACAGAACGGGGACGAAACCGGGGTAGACTGTGGCGGTTCCACCTGTGCTCCCTGCCCCTGCAACGGCAACGCACTGACCTTAACCATTACGCTGGACAACTATCCGGAAGAGACCAGCTGGGAAGTCAGGAATGCCAGCAATAATGTGGTGGCTTCCGGCGGCACCTATGGTTCTCAGCCAGATGGCTCTACGGTAGTGGAGAACATCAACCTAACGGACGGCGATTACACCTTTACCATCTTCGACTCCTACGGCGACGGCATCTGCTGCTCTTATGGCAACGGTTCCTATTCGTTGAGCGACGGCGCCAATACGATCGCTTCCGGCGGCGCGTTTGGCTCCTCAGAAAGCACCTCATTCTGCACCAGCGGCGGCGGGCCCACTTGCAGCGATGGCATACAAAATGGCAATGAAACCGGCGTGGACTGCGGCGGGCCCGACTGCCCGGCTTGCCCCACTTGCAGCGACGGCGTCCAAAACGGCAATGAAACCGGCGTGGACTGCGGCGGGCCCGACTGCCTGGCTTGCCCCACTTGCAGCGACGGCATACAAAACGGCAATGAAACCGGCGTGGATTGCGGCGGGCCCGACTGCCCCGCCTGCGCTACCTGTAGCGACGGCATACAAAACGGCGACGAGACCGGCGTAGACTGCGGCGGATCCTGCCCGCCCTGCGGCGGCGGATGCCAGGACAACCGGGCAGTCCTGGTCATCGTTTTAGACAATTATCCCGAAGAGACCAGCTGGGAGGTCAGAGACGGCAACAACACAGTAGTGGCCTCCGGCGGCACCTACGGATCTTTCCCGGACGGCTCTACCGTTGACGAAGGCCTCTGCCTGGTGGATGGTTGTTACGACTTTATCATTTATGACGCTTATGGCGACGGCATTTGCTGCGCCTACGGTTCCGGCTCCTATACCCTAACCGATGCTTCCGACGGCAGCACGCTGGCCTCCGGCGGTTCCTTCGGCTCTTCCGAAACCACCAACTTCTGCCTGGGTGGCGCCACCGGGCCCACTTGTACAGATGGGGTTCAGAATGGCGGCGAAACCGGCGTAGACTGCGGCGGGCCCTGCCCGGCTTGCCCCACCTGCAGCGACGGCATTCAGAACGGCAGCGAAACCGGCATAGATTGCGGCGGGCCCTGCCCGGCCTGCCCCACTTGCAGCGATGGCATACAGAACGGAGACGAAACCGGCGTGGACTGCGGTGGTTCCTGCCCGCCCTGCGGCGGCGGCGGCTGCAGTTATGTTTCCATTGACTTCAACAACTTCGACGGAGGTTGGGGCATCTGGAACGACGGCGGCTCGGATGCCGGCATTTACAGCTCTTCCTATGCGTACAGCGCTCCCTACTGCGCCCGCCTTCGGGATAATACCTCCTCTTCCGTTATTACCACCGACAACCTCAACCTGAGCGGGTACGACGAACTGACGGTTAACTTCACCTATGTTGCGGTAAGCATGGATAACTCGAATGAGGACTTCTGGCTACAAATCTCCACCAATGGCGGCAGCACCTATACCACCGTCGAAGAGTGGAACCTGAATGACGAGTTTGTGAACAACGCCCGGTACTTTGAATCGGTTGTCATTTCCGGAAGCTTTTCCTCCAACACCCGCCTGCGTTTCCGCTGCGATGCCTCCGGAAACTCTGATTGGGTGTACATCGACGATGTAGAAATCCTCGGTTGCGCAAACAGCGCCCGCCTGGCGGGCGACAACCCCGTGGTCGCCGCCGAGCAGGAGAATGCCGGAGATGCCCAGCAACGGGAAAGCGCGAATCCGGCCACTCCGTCCTACATGAAGCTGTTCCCCAACCCGGTGCGGGAAGAACTGACGGTGATCTTCCACCAACAGCAGGCCGGGCCGGTACAGCTGATGGTGACGAACCTGGCCGGGCAGCAGGTTTACCGGCAAGCCTTCCTCGCTGATAAAGGCAGGCAGGAAGCCGCTGTAGGCGTGAGCCAGATGGCTCCCGGCGTGTACGTCATTCACCTGCTGAGCGAAGGGCAGGCAATGACGAAGAAGTTTGTGGTGGCGCGATAA
- a CDS encoding T9SS type A sorting domain-containing protein: MKVCKQLALCIVFLLALSAQGFAQVRNCGTMEYLEQQIQNNPERALRLQSIERHTERALQNPQRAVTGTIVIPTVVHIVYRNSGQNISDAQVQSQIAVLNEDFRRLNADAANTPSVFLGVAADAEIQFCLATVDPSGNPTTGITRTASTRTSAFGTNDAVKFASSGGKDAWPAGNYLNLWVCEIGGGILGYAQFPGGSAATDGVVNDYRYFGRGGTAQAPFNLGRTATHEVGHWLNLRHIWGDGNCNVDDFVSDTPTAGAANYTGSPCTFPGPNSCNQGAGDLPDMFQNYMDYSDDGCMNLYTQGQKTRMRALFEPGGFRASLLASNGCGQGTPPTCSDGIQNGSETGVDCGGSCPACPCFGTALTLSITLDNYPTETTWRVTNSGGSIVASGGPYSSGQRNTTVNTNINLAAGNYTFTILDSYGDGICCSYGNGSYNLSDGSSTIASGGSFGSSESTPFCTGGTAPTCTDGIQNGNETGVDCGGSCPACPVTCNTPGGLSASPADNQASLSWSAASGAIDYNVRARQVGTSTWTQGSNLSSPVNFTGLTACTDYEFQVQSNCSGAASAWSSSYVFSTTGCGGGCSYVTVNSNNFDSGWGIWVDGGTDCARVNNSTYAYSGSYSIQLRDNTSTSVMSTGNLNLAGYDELTVDFTYVAVSMDNSNEDFWLQISTNGGSTYTTVEEWNRNDEFVNNVRYFDAVVIPGPFTSNTRLRFRCDASADNDLVYIDDVTISGCASGARLGDPVPAIVAEPAATEEEEQREQAAPDRLSYLKVFPNPARDEMTVSFNQQEAGQVQLVVTSITGQQAFRQALNTDAGRQEAQVDVSLWTPGVYFVHLISEGRTLTQKFVVAR, encoded by the coding sequence ATGAAGGTATGTAAACAACTCGCACTTTGTATTGTATTCCTGCTGGCCCTGAGCGCCCAAGGCTTCGCTCAGGTACGGAACTGTGGAACGATGGAGTATCTGGAGCAGCAGATACAGAACAACCCCGAGCGGGCGCTGCGCCTCCAGTCCATCGAACGCCATACCGAACGCGCACTGCAAAACCCCCAACGCGCCGTTACCGGGACGATCGTCATCCCCACCGTCGTCCATATTGTGTACCGCAACAGCGGCCAAAACATCAGCGACGCCCAGGTGCAATCGCAGATCGCCGTGTTGAACGAGGACTTCCGCCGGCTCAACGCCGATGCGGCCAACACCCCTTCCGTTTTTCTGGGCGTGGCCGCCGATGCTGAAATCCAGTTCTGCCTGGCTACGGTAGACCCCAGCGGCAACCCCACCACCGGCATCACCCGCACCGCGTCTACCCGCACTTCTGCTTTCGGCACCAACGACGCCGTCAAATTTGCCTCTTCCGGAGGCAAGGACGCCTGGCCCGCCGGCAACTACCTCAACCTTTGGGTGTGCGAGATCGGAGGCGGCATCCTGGGTTACGCCCAGTTCCCGGGCGGCTCCGCCGCCACCGACGGGGTGGTCAACGATTACCGCTATTTCGGGCGGGGCGGCACCGCCCAGGCACCGTTCAACCTGGGCCGCACCGCCACCCACGAGGTAGGCCACTGGCTCAACCTGCGCCACATCTGGGGCGACGGCAACTGCAATGTCGATGACTTCGTCAGCGACACGCCGACGGCAGGAGCGGCCAACTACACCGGCTCGCCCTGCACCTTCCCCGGCCCCAACAGTTGCAACCAGGGCGCCGGCGACCTGCCCGATATGTTCCAGAATTATATGGATTACTCTGACGACGGCTGCATGAACCTCTACACTCAGGGACAGAAAACCCGCATGCGCGCCCTGTTCGAGCCGGGCGGCTTCCGCGCCAGCCTGCTGGCCTCCAACGGCTGCGGCCAGGGCACGCCGCCTACCTGCAGCGACGGCATCCAAAACGGCAGCGAAACCGGCGTCGACTGCGGCGGCTCCTGCCCGGCCTGCCCTTGTTTCGGCACGGCCCTCACTTTGTCGATCACCCTCGACAACTATCCAACAGAGACGACCTGGCGCGTCACCAATTCCGGCGGCAGCATCGTCGCCTCCGGCGGGCCCTACAGCAGCGGCCAGCGGAATACGACCGTTAATACGAACATCAATCTTGCCGCCGGCAATTATACCTTTACCATCCTGGACTCCTATGGCGACGGCATCTGCTGTTCCTACGGCAATGGCTCCTACAACCTGAGCGACGGCAGCAGCACCATCGCTTCCGGCGGATCCTTCGGCTCTTCCGAAAGCACGCCTTTCTGTACCGGTGGCACGGCCCCGACTTGTACCGACGGCATACAGAACGGCAATGAAACCGGCGTTGACTGCGGCGGCTCCTGCCCAGCCTGCCCGGTTACCTGCAATACGCCAGGCGGGCTCTCTGCTTCGCCTGCTGACAACCAGGCCAGCCTGAGCTGGAGCGCGGCCAGCGGCGCTATCGACTACAACGTGCGCGCCCGACAGGTTGGGACATCCACCTGGACTCAAGGCTCCAACCTCAGCTCGCCGGTCAACTTTACCGGCCTTACGGCCTGCACGGATTACGAATTCCAGGTGCAGTCCAACTGCAGCGGCGCCGCCAGCGCCTGGAGCAGTTCCTACGTGTTCTCCACCACCGGTTGCGGGGGCGGCTGTTCCTACGTCACCGTCAACAGCAATAACTTCGACAGCGGATGGGGCATCTGGGTCGACGGCGGCACCGACTGTGCCCGCGTCAATAATTCTACCTACGCCTACAGCGGTTCTTACAGCATACAGCTAAGAGACAACACCTCCACTTCGGTCATGTCGACCGGCAACCTCAACCTTGCCGGCTACGACGAGCTGACGGTTGATTTCACCTACGTTGCGGTAAGCATGGACAACTCCAATGAGGACTTCTGGCTACAGATTTCCACCAATGGAGGCAGCACCTACACCACCGTCGAAGAGTGGAACCGAAACGATGAGTTCGTGAACAACGTCCGCTATTTCGACGCCGTGGTGATCCCCGGGCCCTTCACCTCGAATACCCGCCTGCGCTTCCGTTGCGATGCTTCTGCCGATAATGACCTCGTCTACATCGACGACGTGACGATCAGCGGCTGCGCCAGCGGCGCCCGCCTGGGCGACCCGGTGCCGGCGATCGTAGCCGAGCCTGCAGCCACGGAAGAAGAGGAGCAGCGCGAGCAGGCTGCTCCGGACCGGCTTTCTTACCTGAAAGTTTTCCCCAACCCGGCGCGGGATGAAATGACCGTATCGTTCAACCAGCAAGAGGCAGGCCAGGTACAATTGGTGGTGACGAGCATCACCGGCCAGCAGGCCTTCCGGCAGGCGCTCAACACCGATGCCGGCAGGCAGGAGGCTCAGGTCGACGTCAGCCTCTGGACTCCGGGCGTGTACTTCGTGCACCTGATCTCGGAAGGGCGCACGCTTACGCAGAAGTTTGTAGTGGCACGATAA
- a CDS encoding DUF3124 domain-containing protein produces MPLKIKYTFPLILFLMLGCEQQPPKVEIDEENWSKRAANIDQIDSLVHGKSYLSVYSQMYSFTQHRKYNLTGMISMRNVSEKDTIYFLRADYFNTEGSKIRTYFDYPIYVLPMETLEIVIAYEDVEGGTGSNFIFEWKTPENCPEPLFEGVMNSMTGNQGISFTTQAKRIE; encoded by the coding sequence ATGCCTTTGAAAATTAAATACACTTTTCCATTAATCCTGTTTTTAATGCTTGGATGTGAACAGCAGCCACCCAAGGTTGAAATAGATGAAGAAAACTGGTCAAAGAGGGCTGCAAATATTGACCAAATAGATTCTCTTGTTCATGGAAAGTCCTATCTATCGGTTTACTCACAAATGTATAGTTTCACGCAACATCGGAAATATAATTTGACCGGTATGATAAGTATGAGAAACGTGAGTGAAAAAGATACCATATATTTTTTGAGAGCAGATTATTTTAATACGGAGGGTTCAAAAATAAGAACATATTTTGATTATCCTATTTACGTTTTGCCAATGGAAACACTCGAAATCGTTATTGCCTATGAAGATGTTGAGGGAGGAACTGGTTCAAATTTCATATTTGAATGGAAAACGCCTGAAAATTGTCCGGAACCTCTATTCGAAGGAGTTATGAATTCGATGACAGGAAATCAGGGGATTTCATTTACTACGCAAGCGAAAAGGATTGAATAA
- a CDS encoding FAD-dependent oxidoreductase — MSLLQPVTVLGAGISGLTTAVRLIESGHPVRILAKEPPEQTTSAVAAAIWFPYEAEPVDKANRWSAESFTEFVELAGRPGTGVRMMDFLVLTRPGLDNSWKDGLPAGAVREASPKELPPGYEMGYMATVPLAETQIYLPYLLQRFRQRGGELLVQEVKAVEPLLREGHIVVNCAGLGARELFDDESVYPIRGQVVKVRKKGSVQSMVDSMDKGRLAYIIERSDCIVLGGTDYDNDYNRQPTEQDTQTILARCRQLEHRLGAPVVLQALVGLRPKRPAIRCEKEEGRNVFHNYGHGGAGFTVSWGCAEEVLRLVSRSS, encoded by the coding sequence ATGAGCTTGCTGCAACCCGTTACCGTCCTTGGCGCCGGCATTTCCGGCCTGACCACTGCCGTTCGCCTTATTGAATCTGGCCATCCGGTGCGCATACTCGCCAAAGAGCCGCCGGAACAGACGACCTCCGCCGTGGCTGCCGCCATCTGGTTCCCCTACGAGGCCGAGCCGGTGGACAAGGCCAACCGCTGGAGCGCCGAATCCTTCACCGAATTTGTGGAACTGGCCGGCAGGCCTGGCACGGGAGTGCGGATGATGGACTTCCTCGTCCTCACCCGCCCGGGGCTGGACAACAGTTGGAAAGATGGGTTGCCCGCCGGTGCTGTGCGCGAAGCCAGCCCGAAGGAATTGCCCCCCGGTTACGAAATGGGCTACATGGCGACGGTGCCCCTGGCCGAAACGCAAATTTACCTGCCCTACCTGCTGCAACGGTTTCGCCAAAGGGGAGGGGAGTTGCTGGTGCAGGAAGTGAAAGCAGTGGAACCCTTGCTGCGCGAAGGCCATATTGTCGTCAACTGCGCCGGCCTGGGCGCCCGGGAGCTTTTTGATGACGAATCGGTGTATCCCATCCGCGGCCAGGTGGTTAAGGTGCGGAAGAAAGGCTCGGTACAGTCCATGGTCGACTCTATGGACAAGGGCCGGCTGGCCTACATCATCGAGCGCAGCGACTGCATCGTGCTGGGCGGCACCGATTACGACAACGACTACAACCGGCAGCCCACCGAACAGGATACCCAAACCATCCTCGCCCGTTGCCGGCAGCTGGAGCACCGCCTCGGAGCGCCGGTAGTGCTGCAAGCGCTGGTTGGCCTGCGCCCCAAGCGCCCCGCCATACGCTGCGAAAAGGAGGAAGGGCGGAATGTTTTTCACAATTACGGCCACGGGGGCGCAGGCTTTACCGTCTCCTGGGGTTGTGCGGAGGAGGTGCTGCGCCTCGTGTCGCGATCATCTTGA